Proteins encoded by one window of Nocardia goodfellowii:
- a CDS encoding SMP-30/gluconolactonase/LRE family protein: MTGQFGEIGPLRVEIIASGLGFVEGPAILPDGRIALASMSRGSVMILDPDGTVAAEHYLGGGPNGLVVGADGALYVAQNGGRFAARSRAAPGIQVIRDGHADYAYRGLESPNDLVFGPDGRLWVTDSRADVDFRRPESSPPGQVWAIDLDSGRAELMAQGPIFVNGIGFSPDCRTLYVTETVHAHVTAYPLRAGTLQPGRILATLLGAHPDGFAVDTAGRLWITTTTGDRIDVLAPDGTLLAQYPLPPNSMPTNICVLPGPEVFVTAAGTGSLLRLVPRSVAGLPTWLEVGEDDIIRVDLCPEGD, from the coding sequence ATGACAGGGCAATTCGGTGAGATCGGCCCCCTGCGCGTGGAGATCATCGCCAGCGGTCTCGGATTCGTGGAGGGTCCGGCGATACTTCCCGACGGCCGAATCGCGCTGGCCTCGATGAGCCGGGGCAGCGTCATGATCCTGGATCCTGACGGAACCGTCGCCGCCGAGCACTACCTCGGCGGCGGCCCCAACGGCTTGGTCGTCGGCGCCGACGGCGCACTGTACGTCGCACAGAACGGTGGTCGCTTCGCGGCCCGCAGCCGCGCCGCACCAGGCATACAAGTCATTCGCGACGGACACGCCGACTACGCCTATCGGGGCTTGGAATCACCGAACGACCTCGTCTTCGGACCCGATGGCCGGCTGTGGGTGACCGATTCCCGCGCCGATGTCGACTTCCGGCGACCCGAATCCTCCCCACCCGGCCAGGTTTGGGCCATCGACCTCGACTCCGGTCGAGCCGAATTGATGGCGCAGGGCCCGATCTTCGTCAACGGCATCGGCTTCAGCCCCGACTGCCGCACCCTGTACGTCACCGAGACGGTGCACGCGCACGTCACCGCGTACCCGTTACGCGCCGGAACCCTCCAACCCGGCCGGATACTGGCCACGCTGCTCGGGGCACACCCCGACGGATTCGCCGTCGACACCGCAGGTCGTCTGTGGATCACGACCACCACCGGCGACCGCATCGACGTTCTGGCCCCCGACGGCACCTTGCTCGCTCAGTACCCGCTCCCACCGAACAGCATGCCGACCAACATCTGCGTTCTTCCAGGTCCGGAAGTATTCGTCACGGCCGCAGGCACCGGGAGTCTGCTGCGACTGGTGCCGAGGTCGGTGGCCGGTCTGCCGACATGGTTGGAGGTGGGGGAGGACGACATTATTCGTGTCGACTTGTGTCCGGAGGGGGACTAG
- a CDS encoding transposase — MTSVAVTRRADLTDAQWARLELLLPRGKKAGRPPKWTKRQLIDGIRWRTRIGIPWRDVVVEYGPWQTI, encoded by the coding sequence GTGACCAGCGTAGCGGTGACGAGGCGGGCGGATCTGACCGATGCTCAGTGGGCGCGGTTGGAGCTGTTGCTGCCTCGCGGCAAGAAGGCGGGGCGCCCGCCGAAGTGGACGAAACGACAGCTCATCGACGGGATTCGGTGGCGGACCCGGATCGGCATCCCGTGGCGGGACGTGGTCGTCGAGTACGGGCCGTGGCAGACGATATAA
- a CDS encoding NAD(P)-dependent oxidoreductase, with translation MAEHTTVTVLGLGAMGKALATAFLKGGHPTTVWNRSPGKDAELVAAGAGGAGSVAEAVQAGRVIVAVLLDHASVHETLDPIVGQLAGRQLINLTSTAPEQARELARWAAEHGIDYLDGGIMAIPPMIGQPGSSILYSGSQAVFDENRPLLELLGAAEYFGEDAGLASLYDFALLANMYTMFTGFMHGAAMVASAGHSVEAFSHRAAAWLTAMAQSIPEYGRIIESGDYSAEIQHLAFQKAAVDGIVQASRDAGVALDVIAPIKNLIDRQVADGHGALAFERTFEELR, from the coding sequence ATGGCGGAGCACACCACAGTCACAGTTCTCGGTCTCGGCGCGATGGGCAAGGCGCTGGCCACGGCGTTCCTCAAAGGGGGCCACCCGACCACGGTGTGGAACCGCAGTCCCGGCAAGGACGCCGAGCTCGTCGCGGCCGGTGCCGGCGGTGCGGGTTCGGTGGCCGAGGCGGTCCAGGCGGGTCGAGTGATCGTCGCGGTGCTGCTCGACCACGCATCGGTGCACGAGACGCTCGACCCGATCGTCGGACAGCTCGCCGGACGCCAGCTGATCAACTTGACCAGCACCGCGCCAGAACAAGCCCGAGAACTGGCCCGTTGGGCCGCGGAGCACGGCATCGACTACCTCGACGGCGGCATCATGGCGATCCCGCCGATGATCGGACAGCCGGGCTCGTCGATCCTGTACAGCGGATCGCAGGCGGTGTTCGACGAGAATCGGCCCCTGCTCGAATTGCTCGGCGCCGCCGAGTATTTCGGCGAGGATGCCGGACTTGCCTCGCTGTACGATTTCGCACTGCTGGCGAACATGTACACGATGTTCACCGGGTTCATGCACGGCGCGGCCATGGTCGCCTCGGCGGGTCACTCGGTCGAGGCATTCTCACACCGAGCTGCGGCCTGGCTGACCGCCATGGCGCAAAGCATCCCGGAATACGGCCGCATCATCGAATCCGGCGACTACAGCGCCGAGATCCAGCACCTCGCGTTCCAGAAGGCAGCCGTCGACGGCATCGTGCAAGCGAGCCGGGACGCCGGCGTAGCGCTGGACGTCATCGCGCCGATCAAGAACCTGATCGACCGTCAGGTCGCCGACGGGCACGGCGCGCTGGCCTTCGAGCGAACCTTCGAAGAGCTGCGCTGA
- a CDS encoding winged helix-turn-helix transcriptional regulator, whose amino-acid sequence MSTKRHGPYFCGIDAAMDVIGGKWKVLILWELQENGVRRFGELRRGLPGVSEKMLIQHLRELEEDGIITREVFPEIPPRVEYQLTEQGSALNAALEPIGLWGKARIDRIGAERVHLPA is encoded by the coding sequence ATGAGCACGAAGAGACATGGGCCATACTTCTGCGGCATCGACGCCGCCATGGACGTCATCGGCGGCAAATGGAAAGTCCTCATCCTGTGGGAGCTGCAGGAGAACGGCGTGCGCCGCTTCGGCGAACTGCGCCGCGGCCTGCCCGGCGTGTCGGAGAAGATGCTCATCCAGCATCTGCGCGAACTCGAAGAGGACGGCATCATCACCCGAGAGGTCTTCCCCGAGATCCCACCACGCGTGGAATACCAACTCACCGAACAGGGTTCAGCCCTCAACGCCGCCCTCGAACCCATCGGCCTCTGGGGCAAAGCCCGAATCGACCGCATCGGCGCCGAACGCGTCCACCTCCCCGCCTGA
- the cas3 gene encoding CRISPR-associated helicase Cas3': MDLWAHSARRIVDAHGHTALGPRHGLSDHCRSTARWAARFASEFGCGELAYLLGLFHDAGKASCAWQTGLLRVEGTDNRVGVPHKQLGTRLVFGQNGQGPAGLAAMAVLGHHGGLTDPEELRLTLQEAGAEDPETTARFLLDIPEAAGALLSPRLFPRRSPKTSEEKLSLEMRLRMVFSALVDADHLDTAAHRQADPGPRVAPPADMAALTLRFEQRRAARITSADDKISLMRTQVYEAAVDAAALPPGIFRLAAPTGLGKTFAQGAFALHHAARWNKARVIVAVPFITVTEQNAAVYRRLLDTDDQPVVLEHHSSVRFHEPDNDEKLSSGRTADRWARLAAENWDAPFTVTTTVQLFESMFGRKPSRIRKLHRLANAVIVLDEVQALPTLLLVPILSGLRTLAEDFGTTVLLTSATQPEFQALSPWLASQSRGSVSITPVIADPQPLFEQSRRVHYQWRLDPQPTWQQIADELRAQDQAMVVVNSVADARHLYQLASSDREIWHLSTRMCPQHRRAVLETVTQRLRAGKPTLLIATQLVEAGVDLSFPIVWRALAPADSIQQAAGRANRNGEIPEGGLVIVFDPAEGHQPAEYRPACALTLKHFGHTSTELDDQLALARYYKELYKDLRLDSSPLDQTKTPLGHVVQRNRQALDYRAVTDGPLTDTGTRDSSRAFRMIADESVPLVIADHEDTDQIQALLSDLAAGTITSGLALRRLQPWTVQLPTTTANRADVAPLIETIVGDLGRWKGTYDWNPATSQGVGLDEAHINIVF, translated from the coding sequence GTGGATCTTTGGGCACACAGCGCACGCCGAATCGTAGATGCCCACGGCCACACCGCGTTAGGGCCGCGTCACGGACTTTCCGATCATTGTCGTTCCACGGCACGGTGGGCTGCACGCTTCGCTTCAGAGTTCGGCTGTGGCGAGCTGGCCTACCTACTCGGGTTGTTCCATGACGCCGGCAAGGCCTCATGCGCATGGCAAACCGGGTTGCTGCGAGTCGAGGGCACCGATAACCGAGTGGGAGTCCCGCACAAGCAACTCGGCACACGGTTGGTGTTCGGGCAGAACGGGCAAGGTCCCGCAGGTTTGGCCGCCATGGCCGTACTCGGACACCACGGTGGCCTCACTGATCCAGAAGAACTCCGCCTAACGCTGCAAGAAGCCGGCGCTGAGGATCCCGAGACCACCGCACGGTTCCTGCTCGACATACCCGAGGCTGCTGGCGCGCTGCTGTCGCCGCGCTTGTTTCCACGACGGTCGCCGAAGACGTCCGAAGAGAAGCTGTCGTTGGAGATGCGGTTGCGCATGGTGTTCTCCGCCTTGGTCGATGCCGATCATCTCGACACCGCCGCGCACCGGCAAGCAGACCCCGGCCCACGGGTAGCCCCACCCGCGGACATGGCAGCTCTGACCCTCAGATTCGAGCAGCGCCGAGCCGCGCGGATCACCTCGGCCGACGACAAGATCAGCCTTATGCGCACCCAGGTGTATGAGGCCGCCGTCGACGCGGCAGCACTGCCGCCGGGGATCTTTCGGCTTGCGGCTCCTACCGGACTGGGAAAGACCTTTGCCCAAGGCGCATTTGCTCTGCACCATGCGGCGCGGTGGAACAAAGCACGAGTAATCGTGGCGGTGCCGTTCATCACCGTCACCGAACAGAACGCCGCGGTCTATCGCCGGCTTCTCGACACCGATGACCAGCCGGTGGTGCTCGAGCATCATTCCAGCGTCCGATTCCACGAACCCGACAATGACGAGAAGTTAAGCTCCGGCCGTACTGCGGACCGGTGGGCGCGGTTGGCGGCAGAGAATTGGGACGCACCGTTCACCGTGACCACTACGGTGCAGTTGTTCGAGTCGATGTTCGGCCGCAAACCCTCCCGGATCCGCAAGCTGCATCGGCTGGCCAACGCGGTCATCGTTCTCGACGAAGTCCAAGCGCTGCCCACCCTGCTACTTGTACCAATCTTGAGCGGGCTGCGCACTCTCGCCGAAGATTTCGGCACGACCGTTCTGCTGACATCGGCAACGCAGCCAGAGTTCCAGGCGTTGTCCCCATGGCTGGCCTCACAGAGCCGCGGCAGCGTTTCCATCACACCGGTCATCGCCGACCCGCAGCCGCTGTTCGAGCAGTCCCGCAGAGTCCACTACCAATGGCGACTGGACCCGCAACCGACCTGGCAGCAGATCGCCGACGAACTACGCGCCCAGGATCAAGCGATGGTCGTCGTCAACTCCGTCGCCGATGCCCGCCACCTGTATCAACTCGCCTCCAGCGACCGCGAGATCTGGCACCTGTCGACCCGGATGTGCCCCCAGCACCGCCGCGCAGTCCTCGAAACAGTGACGCAACGTTTGCGTGCCGGGAAGCCGACTCTGCTCATCGCCACCCAGCTCGTAGAAGCCGGGGTCGATCTGTCGTTCCCGATCGTGTGGCGAGCACTGGCACCAGCGGATTCGATACAACAAGCGGCCGGGCGCGCCAACCGAAACGGCGAAATCCCCGAGGGCGGGCTGGTGATCGTCTTCGACCCGGCAGAAGGCCACCAACCCGCCGAATACCGGCCAGCGTGCGCGCTGACGCTCAAACACTTCGGTCATACCAGCACAGAACTCGACGACCAACTCGCTCTGGCCCGCTACTACAAAGAGCTCTACAAGGACCTACGACTCGATTCGAGCCCACTCGATCAGACGAAAACACCCCTCGGTCACGTCGTCCAGCGCAACCGCCAGGCACTGGACTATCGGGCCGTAACAGACGGTCCTCTCACCGATACCGGCACCCGGGACTCGAGCCGCGCCTTCCGCATGATCGCCGACGAATCAGTCCCCTTGGTGATTGCCGACCACGAGGACACCGACCAGATCCAGGCGTTGCTCAGCGACCTAGCCGCCGGCACGATCACTTCTGGTCTCGCATTGCGCCGACTGCAGCCGTGGACAGTTCAATTGCCCACCACCACAGCTAACCGCGCCGACGTCGCGCCACTCATCGAAACCATCGTCGGAGACCTCGGCCGCTGGAAAGGCACCTACGACTGGAACCCTGCCACCAGCCAGGGAGTCGGGCTAGACGAAGCCCACATCAATATCGTGTTCTAG
- the cas5c gene encoding type I-C CRISPR-associated protein Cas5c, with amino-acid sequence MPAVVQVQAPAALFTQPGLSAERMTYLVMTPSAAVGVLSSIFWKPEIRYRVERIEVLRPIRTFTLRRNETTDLVSLADAVGGVRTVDTVSNRVQRNALCLKDVAYRIYAHIDVLPHATKPAAAYLSQFERRVERGQCFNQPYLGTREFPASFGPADDAPLSPVSADLGMMLHSIDYTTNPRRSRWFHAELKNGVLRVGEPELVEA; translated from the coding sequence GTGCCTGCGGTGGTGCAAGTTCAAGCGCCGGCAGCGTTGTTCACGCAGCCGGGGTTGAGTGCGGAGCGGATGACCTACCTGGTGATGACGCCGTCGGCGGCGGTGGGGGTGCTTTCGAGCATCTTCTGGAAGCCTGAGATCCGGTATCGGGTCGAGCGGATCGAGGTGTTGAGACCGATTCGAACGTTCACTCTGCGACGGAACGAGACGACGGATCTGGTGTCGTTGGCCGATGCGGTCGGTGGAGTCAGGACGGTGGACACGGTGTCGAACCGTGTCCAACGAAATGCGTTGTGCCTGAAGGACGTTGCCTATCGGATCTACGCGCACATCGATGTTCTTCCACACGCGACCAAACCCGCGGCAGCCTATCTCTCCCAGTTCGAGCGGCGAGTGGAGCGCGGGCAGTGCTTCAACCAGCCTTACCTGGGGACGCGGGAGTTTCCCGCCTCGTTCGGGCCTGCAGACGACGCACCGTTGTCGCCGGTGTCGGCGGATCTGGGGATGATGCTGCACAGCATCGACTACACGACCAATCCGCGTAGATCGCGCTGGTTTCATGCCGAACTGAAGAACGGGGTGCTGCGTGTCGGCGAGCCCGAGCTCGTGGAGGCGTGA
- a CDS encoding type I-C CRISPR-associated protein Cas8c/Csd1, translating into MLLRRLTTYARENYHGAPAFHRDREFRWKLDISIANGEISAIPRFTALRDPDRPKRGVVHTVPASTRTVGISPNLAADDAQYVLGWGDDSVAEARVAECHRAFVQLITDWANTVPVEQDPVPHLLAQSYRSGLLSEVVRPEELRAKDGVVIAIDGDYAYTSSSAAEFWRERVGATKGSGRTGTCMICTRNRELANTIPGKVSATLVPGASNDAALVSINERVFGYDLVAQLTHTPICLSCADELMVGLTGVLSSQHTLTYAGQDTRLAWWVTDTDELDHMNLILDPSPAEVDAFFSSVTAAKHRQKRLEGRFCWLAVGGNVARIMVRDWVDIALACDDEDSIDHDSNVLAWFRDHKNTPRRTEAVTLRDGRQLPAGKWFHSPAALAACLGRWDATARTYRPFGAKNADRPDRALQQLMRVAVLDEPLPAALNAHLIHRIRSDGYIDDRRASLARLALTRLPNRCKDNMIPSELDEEYRDRAYLSGRLFALLEQTQHAAHRRAVRESAGTVGGSGESSAQENAKQADRPRTEVAVNSTFGDRFRRRAVDTPRPVLVQGWKESAAWLTKIRRRDGVGLAKWHADRIGAVYELINAQDGGLPVRNNLRQQDQFILGYQHQHAHRTATVIAVEA; encoded by the coding sequence ATGTTGCTGCGGCGGTTGACAACCTATGCGCGGGAAAACTATCACGGTGCACCGGCGTTTCATCGTGACCGCGAGTTCCGCTGGAAACTCGACATCTCGATCGCCAACGGTGAGATCTCGGCAATCCCGAGGTTCACAGCGCTGAGAGATCCTGATCGTCCGAAACGCGGTGTAGTGCACACCGTTCCAGCATCCACTCGAACCGTAGGTATCTCGCCGAACTTGGCTGCCGATGACGCCCAATATGTCCTGGGCTGGGGTGATGACTCCGTAGCCGAGGCTCGGGTTGCCGAATGTCATCGAGCGTTCGTGCAATTGATCACCGACTGGGCAAATACCGTTCCGGTGGAACAGGACCCAGTCCCTCACCTGTTGGCGCAGTCGTATCGATCGGGGCTGCTGAGTGAGGTCGTTCGGCCGGAGGAACTGCGTGCCAAGGACGGTGTGGTCATCGCGATCGACGGAGACTACGCCTACACCAGCTCCAGCGCAGCCGAGTTCTGGCGGGAGCGGGTCGGCGCGACGAAGGGCAGCGGACGCACGGGAACCTGCATGATCTGTACCCGGAATCGCGAGTTGGCCAACACTATTCCGGGAAAAGTGTCCGCCACCTTGGTGCCGGGTGCCTCCAACGACGCGGCTCTGGTCAGTATCAACGAGCGGGTGTTCGGCTACGACCTGGTTGCGCAGCTGACGCACACCCCGATCTGCCTGTCGTGTGCTGATGAGTTGATGGTGGGCCTGACCGGAGTGCTGTCCTCGCAGCACACCCTCACCTATGCCGGGCAGGACACCAGGCTGGCGTGGTGGGTGACCGACACCGACGAACTCGACCACATGAACCTGATCCTGGACCCCAGCCCTGCCGAGGTCGATGCCTTCTTCTCCTCGGTCACCGCGGCCAAACACCGCCAGAAGCGGCTCGAGGGCCGATTCTGCTGGTTGGCTGTCGGTGGCAACGTCGCCAGGATCATGGTCCGCGATTGGGTCGATATCGCGTTGGCGTGCGACGACGAAGACTCCATCGATCACGACAGCAACGTGCTGGCCTGGTTTCGCGACCACAAGAACACTCCGCGGCGAACCGAAGCCGTGACGTTGCGCGATGGGCGGCAACTACCGGCCGGAAAATGGTTCCACAGCCCCGCCGCGCTCGCGGCCTGCCTCGGACGCTGGGACGCCACCGCGCGGACGTACCGGCCGTTCGGGGCGAAGAACGCCGACAGACCCGACCGGGCCCTGCAGCAGTTGATGAGGGTCGCGGTCCTCGACGAACCACTGCCGGCCGCGCTCAACGCGCACCTGATTCACCGTATCCGCAGCGACGGCTACATCGATGACCGGCGGGCATCGCTGGCACGTCTGGCATTGACCCGCCTACCGAACCGGTGCAAGGACAACATGATTCCCTCAGAACTCGACGAAGAATATCGCGACCGCGCCTATCTGTCCGGACGGCTTTTCGCGCTACTGGAACAAACCCAGCACGCCGCACACAGGCGCGCCGTCCGCGAGTCCGCAGGAACAGTCGGGGGCAGCGGCGAAAGCTCTGCCCAAGAAAACGCGAAACAAGCTGACCGCCCGCGCACCGAAGTAGCGGTGAACAGTACTTTCGGAGACCGTTTCCGGCGCCGCGCGGTCGACACTCCGCGTCCAGTGCTGGTGCAGGGGTGGAAAGAATCAGCCGCCTGGCTGACCAAGATTCGCCGTCGCGACGGGGTCGGTCTGGCGAAGTGGCATGCCGACCGGATCGGTGCGGTCTACGAGCTGATCAACGCACAGGACGGTGGTCTTCCGGTACGCAACAACCTGCGCCAGCAAGACCAATTCATCCTTGGCTACCAGCACCAACACGCCCACCGGACCGCAACGGTCATCGCCGTCGAGGCTTAA
- the cas7c gene encoding type I-C CRISPR-associated protein Cas7/Csd2, with protein MNATTAHLDPHVRHDMVFLFDVTDGNPNGDPDAGNQPRVDLDSGHGLVTDVAVKRKIRDTLALAAQGNPRYGIFVQAGHALNTRLTESLTANGIEVSSKNSKDKKPAKGNRIPAEQAAIARAWLCDRYVDIRLFGAVLSTGDTNALGSIRGPLQFGMARSIDPIVPVEHAITRVTQTRQADIDLGESTEMGSKWTVPYGLYKAEITYSAARGVQTGVDTKDFELLYQVLEMMFDHDSSATRGRMTARGLHVFSHDNTFGNAPAHKLLERVHVHTARSSSDRGTEDWSPRKFADYQISVDTAALPAGVAYTEVFN; from the coding sequence ATGAACGCAACCACCGCTCACCTCGACCCGCACGTCCGCCACGACATGGTTTTTCTGTTCGACGTCACCGACGGCAACCCCAACGGCGACCCCGACGCAGGCAACCAGCCGCGTGTGGACCTCGATTCCGGACACGGTCTGGTCACCGACGTCGCGGTGAAACGCAAGATCCGTGACACTCTCGCCCTGGCCGCCCAGGGCAACCCCCGCTACGGGATTTTCGTTCAAGCCGGCCACGCTCTGAACACTCGCCTCACCGAATCGCTGACAGCTAATGGGATAGAGGTCAGCTCGAAGAACAGCAAAGACAAGAAGCCCGCCAAAGGCAATCGGATCCCTGCCGAACAAGCAGCTATCGCCCGAGCTTGGCTGTGCGACAGATATGTCGACATCCGGCTCTTCGGTGCGGTGCTGTCCACCGGTGACACCAATGCCCTCGGAAGTATCCGCGGCCCACTGCAATTCGGCATGGCTCGCTCGATCGACCCGATCGTCCCCGTCGAGCACGCCATCACCCGCGTCACCCAAACCCGCCAAGCTGACATCGATCTGGGCGAGTCCACCGAGATGGGCTCGAAATGGACCGTCCCCTACGGCCTCTACAAGGCCGAAATCACCTACTCCGCCGCCCGAGGCGTACAAACAGGCGTCGACACCAAAGATTTCGAACTGCTCTACCAAGTCCTGGAAATGATGTTCGACCACGACAGCTCCGCAACCCGCGGCCGGATGACTGCTCGCGGGCTGCATGTCTTCAGCCACGACAACACTTTCGGCAACGCACCCGCCCACAAACTGCTCGAACGAGTCCACGTCCACACGGCGCGGAGCTCGAGCGATCGCGGCACCGAGGACTGGAGTCCCAGGAAGTTCGCCGACTACCAGATCTCGGTCGACACCGCTGCACTCCCTGCGGGTGTCGCCTACACCGAGGTGTTCAACTGA
- the cas4 gene encoding CRISPR-associated protein Cas4 yields MPISAIEHYAYCPRQAVLIWQEAYFESNADTVRGDIAHEAVDRGGALTGRAGARVWRSLPVHSETLAIHGVCDTVHRTRDGLVPVEHKSGRYRPGGPADLQVAAQVLCLREMFAQPIPHGELFIGRDRRRYTVTVDDDLAAAVRAITGQLRRRIAAAVLPPPVHDSRCTRCSLRPGCVPESVRHTTIDLFTPRPVRDCQ; encoded by the coding sequence GTGCCGATCTCGGCGATCGAGCACTACGCATACTGTCCGCGCCAGGCAGTGTTGATCTGGCAAGAAGCGTATTTCGAATCGAATGCCGATACTGTGCGCGGTGACATTGCCCACGAGGCCGTGGACCGCGGCGGAGCACTGACCGGTCGTGCAGGGGCTCGGGTGTGGAGGTCGCTTCCGGTCCACAGTGAAACCCTCGCTATCCACGGTGTCTGTGACACCGTGCATCGAACCCGCGATGGCTTGGTTCCGGTGGAACACAAATCCGGCCGTTACCGTCCCGGCGGTCCAGCGGATCTGCAAGTGGCCGCACAAGTGCTATGCCTTCGGGAGATGTTCGCTCAACCGATTCCCCACGGAGAGCTATTTATCGGTCGTGACCGTCGCCGCTACACCGTCACCGTCGACGATGACCTCGCCGCGGCGGTCAGGGCGATAACCGGTCAACTGCGTCGCCGCATAGCCGCTGCTGTTCTACCTCCGCCAGTCCACGACTCACGATGCACCCGCTGCTCACTGCGGCCAGGCTGTGTGCCTGAATCGGTCCGGCACACCACGATCGACCTGTTCACCCCTCGTCCAGTCCGAGACTGCCAATGA